A part of Brassica rapa cultivar Chiifu-401-42 chromosome A05, CAAS_Brap_v3.01, whole genome shotgun sequence genomic DNA contains:
- the LOC103870925 gene encoding UDP-arabinopyranose mutase 1 — MVEPANTVGIPLNHTALLKDELDIVIPTIRNLDFLEMWRPFLQPYHLIIVQDGDPSKTIAVPEGFDYELYNRNDINRILGPKASCISFKDSACRCFGYMVSKKKYIFTIDDDCFVAKDPSGKAVNALEQHIKNLLCPSSPFFFNTLYDPYREGADFVRGYPFSLREGVSTAVSHGLWLNIPDYDAPTQLVKPKERNTRYVDAVMTIPKGTLFPMCGMNLAFDRDLIGPAMYFGLMGDGQPIGRYDDMWAGWCVKVICDHLGLGVKTGLPYIYHSKASNPFVNLKKEYKGIFWQEDIIPFFQSAKLSKEAVTVQQCYLELSKLVKEKLSPIDPYFDKLADAMVTWIEAWDELNPATKA; from the exons ATGGTTGAACCGGCGAATACCGTTGGAATCCCGCTGAACCACACGGCCTTGTTGAAAGATGAACTCGACATCGTGATCCCGACGATCCGCAACCTCGACTTCCTCGAGATGTGGAGGCCATTTCTCCAGCCTTACCATCTGATCATCGTCCAGGACGGAGATCCTTCCAAGACCATTGCTGTTCCCGAAGGGTTCGATTACGAGCTCTACAACAGGAACGACATCAACCGTATCCTCGGTCCCAAAGCTTCCTGCATTTCCTTCAAGGACTCTGCTTGTCGCTGCTTCGGTTACATGGTGTCTAAGAAGAAGTACATCTTCACTATTGACGACGATTGTTTC GTTGCAAAGGATCCATCTGGAAAAGCAGTGAACGCACTTGAGCAACACATCAAGAACCTTCTCTGCCCATCCTCTCCGTTTTTCTTCAACACATTGTACGATCCCTATCGTGAAGGTGCTGACTTCGTCCGTGGATACCCTTTCAGTCTCCGTGAGGGCGTTTCCACTGCTGTGTCCCACGGTCTCTGGCTCAACATCCCTGATTACGACGCCCCAACTCAACTCGTCAAGCCTAAGGAAAGGAACACACG GTATGTGGATGCAGTCATGACCATCCCAAAGGGAACACTTTTCCCAATGTGTGGCATGAACTTGGCCTTTGACCGTGATCTCATTGGCCCTGCTATGTACTTTGGTCTCATGGGTGATGGTCAGCCTATTGGTCGTTACGACGATATGTGGGCTGGTTGGTGTGTCAAG GTGATCTGTGACCATTTGGGATTGGGAGTGAAGACGGGTCTTCCCTACATCTACCACAGCAAGGCAAGCAACCCGTTTGTGAACCTGAAGAAAGAGTACAAAGGAATCTTCTGGCAGGAGGACATCATCCCTTTCTTCCAGAGCGCAAAGCTCTCGAAAGAAGCTGTGACGGTTCAACAATGCTACTTGGAGCTGTCCAAGTTGGTGAAGGAGAAGCTTAGCCCCATTGATCCTTACTTTGACAAGCTTGCTGATGCTATGGTCACTTGGATTGAAGCTTGGGATGAGCTTAACCCGGCCACTAAAGCTTGA